In Syntrophorhabdaceae bacterium, the DNA window CTCAGCTTCGGCGATAACGGGTACTACCCGGACAGTAATCAACACACCGACATATCAAAGGTCGAAGTCTTCGTTTACGACAGCCCGGGGGTGGCCTTTACGGGTGCGGGAGCGACAAACCTGACGTCCAGTAGCACTAAGAACCTGGGCACCTGGACCGCGACTTTGGTGAACCCCACCTATGTTTTAATGGAAGGAAAGAAGGCCTTGCAGGACTTGTACTGGACTCTCCTGTTCAGCGGGGATGCTCCGAGCGAGTTCCGCCTCGACTACCTGGTGTACGGCAAGAAGAACAAGGTCGCATTTGGGATCAGCTTGGCCATCGTGGACGGTCAGGTGAACATCACCCAGGGTTCGGGTTGGGTTGCTTTGGATCCCACGAACCTGCCCAACTACAACCGCAACCCTGTGCCGTTGCCTCCCAGCGTTTGGCTTCTTGGCGTGGGTCTTGTCGGAGCGTTCATTTTCAGGAAGAAAATGGCTGGCTGATTCGGCCTCCGGAAGTAACTAATATAACAGGGGTAACGCCTTCGAAGGTGTTACCCCTTCTTCTTTTGACAATTTACGGATATAATTGCATAGGCTCCTTTTGTTGAGCACACATGATGAGCGCTGTTCTTGAGACCAAGCGCCCACAAGCCACAGGAGGTTTTCATGAGCAATGATGATGGACAGAAGAAAGGTTTGACAAGGCGTAGTTTCTTAAAATCCGCGGGCGGCGCGGCCGCGGTTGCCGGGATGGCCGCGGGAGGCGTTGCGGTTGATGCCCGGGAGGGAACGGCGGCAGCAGGCACCCTGCCGAGGAAGTGGAACCAGACCTATGATGTGGTCATTATCGGCAGCGGGTTTGCGGGTCTTGCCGCGGCGATCGAGGCAAAAAACGCGGGGGCCAGCGCGGTGGTCATCGAAAAGATGCCCGTCTACGGCGGCAATTCGATCATCAACGGCGGTGATTTTTGCGCTCCTGGAACGAGGCTCCAGAAGGAAGCCGGGGTTCAGGACTCTCCGGACCTCATGTACAACGACATGATGAAGGCGGGACTCTACCTGAACAATCCCGAACTGGCAAGGGTTCTTGCCGACCAGGCCGGAGGTGCTCTGGAATGGTGCGAGAGCTACGTGGGGGCCAAATTCACACGGCTCAACTTTCATGGTGGCCATTCGGTGAAAAGGGCCAACCAGACCGTCAACGCCTCGGGATCGGAACTGGTCAACAAGATGCTCGCCAGGGCCAGGGGACTCGGTGTGGAAGTCAGGACCCGCACGAAGATGGAGCGCATGATAGCGAACAAGGATGGGAGGATAGTCGGCATTGAGGTTCGGACGGGGTATAGGTACCCCGATGAGAGATCGGGGAAAACGGCATACATCAAGGCCCGCAAAGCGGTCATTCTGACCTCGGGTGGTTTTTCCAACGATATCGCGCTGCGTCGGATCGAGGACCCCAGACTCACCGAGAAATTCGAATCGACGAACCAGCCGGGTGCAACGGGCGAGGCATTGCTTGCCGCCTGCGTGGCAGGAGCAATGGATGTCCAGATGGACTGGATACAGCTTGGTCCCTGGACAAGCCCCGATGAGAAGGGGTTCGGCCACGTTCCTCTCTTTTGCGAACGCCTCGTCGGCTATGGGCCAATGATCGATCCCGCGAAGGGAAAACGTTTCTTCAAGGAAACGGGAAACCGAAAGGAAAGGGCCGACGCCATCATCCTCCTTGGCCATCCCGTCATCATCATGGGTGACTCCTATGCCGTGCCC includes these proteins:
- a CDS encoding flavocytochrome c codes for the protein MSNDDGQKKGLTRRSFLKSAGGAAAVAGMAAGGVAVDAREGTAAAGTLPRKWNQTYDVVIIGSGFAGLAAAIEAKNAGASAVVIEKMPVYGGNSIINGGDFCAPGTRLQKEAGVQDSPDLMYNDMMKAGLYLNNPELARVLADQAGGALEWCESYVGAKFTRLNFHGGHSVKRANQTVNASGSELVNKMLARARGLGVEVRTRTKMERMIANKDGRIVGIEVRTGYRYPDERSGKTAYIKARKAVILTSGGFSNDIALRRIEDPRLTEKFESTNQPGATGEALLAACVAGAMDVQMDWIQLGPWTSPDEKGFGHVPLFCERLVGYGPMIDPAKGKRFFKETGNRKERADAIILLGHPVIIMGDSYAVPKQVFPKALEKGIQSGAVKKFDTLEALAKNYNIPLKVFQEEIVRWNTFVEKKKDDDFACMIFPDAKPTVTAPFYAARLWPKVHHTMGGLVIDKNAQVFGFDLKPLKGLYAAGEVTGGIHGAVRLGGVAMADCIVFGRIAGKSAAKETAWG